The sequence ATCTCGGGAAAACTCCTTGCACTCCTCGCTGAGACGAGGATCGACGACGCGGGATATCTGATGCGGAAAGTTGCTGCTCACAAAGTTGACGATATCCAGCCCATCTTTGAAGGTAGGGTCTGTTGGTCGCTTGCCTGTCACCATCTCCAAAACAACTACACCAAAGCTGTAAACATCTCCAGAGGTAGACGCCAGGCGGACACCTCCCGCGTACTCTGTAGAGTAGGTTCACAACATATACAAGAATTTATAGTTTACTAGTTGTTTCTCGTAGAAAATGAAGGAAAATGTAAGTTTCCATGACGAAAGAATGTTAAACGGAAGCTATAGAAACATACCTGGAGCGATGTATCCTATAGTCCCTCTCACACCGACGGAACTAGTTGGGTCGTCTACCGCCGGCGGCGGTGCTGACTTGGAGTCAGCGTAAAACCTCGCGATGCCGAAATCTCCCAGAAGGGCGTTGAGGTCGTCGTCCAGGAGGATGTTGCTGGGCTTCAGGTCGCAATGAACAGTCGGCCTCCCGCACTCGTGGTGCAAATAGTCCAGCACATCGGCTACGTTGACGATGACGTTCACTCTCTGAGAGAAGCCTAGACGCTTCGGAGCTTTCCCGCCCCCCGCCGGCGGCGCCGCTCTAGGGTGCAACCACGTGTCCAGGCTCCCGTTAGGCATGAACTCGTAGAGCAAGGCCTTGAACATGCCGCCCCTGTTGTCGACCGCCGAGCACGCGGTTCTGATGGGCAGAAGGTTGCGATGCTGGATGCTCCTCAGCGCTTCGCACTCGGCCAAGAAGCTCCTCTCCGCGCCTGGCATCTCGAGGTCGAAGACCTTCACCGCCATCTCCTCCTCCATTCCGTGCTCCTTTAACCTGCATCTGTACACTGACCCGTAGCTTCCTCTGCCGACCAGGTTAGACTCCGAGAAGTCCTTCGTTGCTTGGGCGAGATCTTGGTAGGTGACCTTAGGGAACTGCTTGCCAAACGAAGGGAACGGCAAATGTTGCCGTCGTCGTCTCCTGGTCGTCTTCTCAATGAGCAAGAAGTATATCAGCAATGCAAGCGACATGAAGCCAAATACTGGGATCAAAACTTCTATCAGATAGTACTGTGTTTCCGCCCTCTTATTAGATCTAGTTCGGCACGAAGGCATATGGAGGGTCGTTGCTCCTCCGCACAGTCCCCGGTTGCCTTGGAGTGAAACAGCCGTGGCGTTTGCGAACACTCCGTCTCTCGGAACTTCTCCGGTGAAGTCATTGTAAGAGATATCTAGGCGTGTCAGGTACTGTAGGCCAGTGAGAGCTGCTGACGGGATGGGACCTGACAAATTGTTGTGCGAAAGATTCAGAGTGCTCAAGCTCTTCAAGTTGCCGAACGATACTGGGACGTTGCCCGTGAGGAGGTTCCTGTCCATCTCGACTGTCTGTAGCATTTGACACTGGCCTATGCTGTCAGGGATATCCCCTGTGAACGCGTTAGAGGAGAGAGATAGCTCAGTTAACTCCTGAAGCCTGCTAAAATCAAGCGGTATGGAGCCTTCCAAACTGTTGTAGGACAAAACACACGTCCTCATTCTTGGTGAAGTGAGGGCCTCGCCAGGTACGCTGCCTCGGAGATTATTATAGCTCAGATCCAGATACGCGAGCTGCTGAAGGTTACCGAAGCTCGCTGGTACGGAGCCCTGGAACCCGTTGTTCGCTAGCTTGAGCGCCAAGAGCTGTGTAAGGTTCCCAGCAGAAGGTGGGATGGGCCCAgtaaaaccgttgctctcaagatCTACGTACTGCAGGTTCTCCAGGTTTCCGAGCCATCCTCCAAGTACACCAGTAAACCTGTTGTGGCTTAGCCCAAGCGTCGTTAGGTTCCGCAGCTTGCCTATGCCTGGAGGGACTGTTCCTGACATGTTGTTGAAGCCCATACGCAGGACTTGAAGACCTGGGGCCAGGTTACCGATCGAATCTGGTAGCTCTCCCTGTAGATTATTGTTATCTAGTGAGAGTGAGTTCAGAAGGGCACAGTTTCCCAGGGCGGCCAAGAACCCCCAGCTCTGGTCGTCTCCCCGTGTTTCGAGGGCGTTTTCCTCGAGGTTGAGAGTTGAGAGCTTGGAGAGGTTGCCCAGAGAAGCTGGGATCGGGCCAGAGAAGCGGTTGGCTGAGATGTGTATAGATTGTAGCTCTGAAGCTCTGCCAATGGACGATGGTATCTGACCTTGGAGCTGGTTCCCGTTTAAGAAGAGAGATTGGAGGCTGACGAGCCAGTCCCCCATGTCAGACGGAAGGGTGTCGACCAGCATATTTGAACCCAAGTCCAGCGTTTGAAGAGACGACAGATTAAAAAGGGTCGATGGGATGCTACCTGACAGCAAATTGTTGTTTAGTTCCAGCACAGACATAGCTGACAGCTCCCCTACACCGTCCGGAATGCTCCCCGTCAGCTGATTTCCACCAAGGTACAGCACGTCCAGTCTGCTGGCGTTTCCGATCGACGGCGGGATGGTCCCGGTAAGGTTGTTCCCGGACAGGTCGAAATTCACTAGGTTCGAAAGGTAGCCTATATTTCGAGGAATTGAACCCGTAAGCGCGTTGGAATAGAGCCACAACCTTTCCAGGCTGGAGCAGTTTGTGAGTGCATCTGGAACGCTCCCCTCTAACGAGTTGGTGCTCAGATCAAGGACTTGGAGGCCGCGGATACTGTCGACAGCAGGTATCCGGCCGGAGAACCGGTTGTTGGACAGGTCGAGGACGCGGAGGGCGGTCAGGTTTCCGACGGAGCCGGCGATGGCGCCCGACAGCCCGCGGTCCGCGAGGCGGAGCTCCGTCACTCGCCCTGCTCCGTTGTTCTTGGGGTCGTCGGCGCACGTCACGCCCTTCCACTGGCAGAGACTGGTGCTCGCGTTCCAGCTGCTCAGCGCTCCCCCTGGATCGCTGGCGGCGCGCTTGAACTCGAGCAGCGCGAGCGCGTCCGTTTCCGCGCTGGTGTTGGTGTCCGGGGCTGCCGAGCAGCGGACGGTATTACAGACACAGCAAAGGAGCAGCGGTAGGAGGAGGGACGTTTGTTTAAGCATGTAGAGGTTCATGGCCTGTTTACAGAGAGGACATAAGGCCTGCGTTAGCGCCCTAAGCATACGTACGGTAGTTACGTACGACGTCCTCTGCAAACAATGGAGTCTGGAGGCAACAGGAGAACATGGCTGGTCCCAAGGTAAAACGCAACGCAACGCAAcctggagagagagagggagagagagagagagagagagagagagagagagagagagagagagagagagagagatagagagattaCCTGAGCTCTACTCGGCCGGAGCCTCAGCAATAACGACGAGAGGAGCCTTGTTCTGGTTGCTCCCTCAGCGCGTGAAGTGTGAGCTGGATGCTCCGCTGGCTGAGGCCCCAGGGGACTTATTAAAGACAGCTTCACAGGGGCGTTAACGTCCATCCGCGTATTGGCGCTACCTGCGTAGGTTGACGGCTCTTGCAGCGAAGCGAAGACCCCGGTTCCGTCAAACTGACCTGTTACCGTCCACCTTTCAGCGTCCATCCCGTCCCGTCGCCCAGCGGCCAGCGCCGTCGTTGTTGGTTGAGCTGGACAGGATTGTCACGGCGTGTCTGGCCTCGAATGACAGAGTACTACTTCCTTCGCTCCAAACTAGATATACTACTACAAGTTTAACTAAATttattaaaaatatatatattaaCAGTATTTATATCTGTAGATAAAAATATCACACAAATATATTCAACGGTCTCTCTAATAAACAAATAATATAGTGCCATGAATACTAATATTTTTATATATAGTTGATTACAGTTAAAATATGCTTAAATTATGGTAAAACGAACAGTCTTTACTTGGTGTCAGACAGGGAATCTTGACCAGGAAACGGATGGAGACATTCTAAAGTGACGTGCGACGCGACCGGACTTGTGTGGTTTCGCTGCTAACAGATATTAGCTCTGCTCGTGGAAAGGGCGAATTTAGGCTACAGTACACTATTAAAATCCCGTGGCTCCGATGAACCTTTCCCGTTGCTGTTTATCAATTGTCTTAACCTATTTTGTTAGAGGTTGTTTGGTTTCTTTATTCACATCACACCTCTAAATTTtagagactaaattttagtctctAAAATTTCTATTTACGAGCTCTCATTTGGTCATGCTGCTTAGCGGTTTGGAGAAAGTTTAAGACGTCAGAACCAAACACGCAGTCTAATGACTCCAAGTCCCCGACGGAGCTCCGTGGCTAGATTCGGCGCTGGGATATCGTCTCCAGATCCGATTTGGTTCCTTGTGATGATCGGTCTTCCAAAAAGTTTCGCCTGTGGGCACCATTCCTTCACGGGCTACCATGGAACATGCATAAATTATTTGCCTGTCCAGTCAGCTTGTATCCGATGTGGACAATAATTGTCCGTACCATCGCTTTTGTGGGCCATGCTTCACACGACGATGAGTATTCTTCGGAACCGGAGAAATAAGATAACCCTCCGTTCGTTCTAATTTATGATTCGTTTTACTCTAAAAAAATATAATCCTCTTATCCAAAAAAATATCGTTTTACTCTAAATTTGATATACTTGTCTTATTAAAAATtataattattattaatttttactGCGACATTATTTAGCATATAAAAACTTTAATCCAGTCAAATTTGATAAAAAAAAGTTTAAACAAATTATAAATTGCGACAGAGAGCGTATGCTTTTTTTATTAATTATTGCTAGTCCATGAGACAAAAACAAGAAAGCAAGACGTTTCCTTTTACGGATCTGTTTTTACTTGGAAATTTCCGTTCTATTTCACATTTTTTTTATTTAGCCATGCCCAAAGCTTAGACAAACTGTCCACCTAGCGCTTATGTTAATTGCATGTTGAATAGAGCAAGGCTAACAATAGATCCTAGTGTTTAGTTATTAGCAAAGTCGTAAGAATCATACCATATAATGACATTCTTTGTCTTTTATTTGCTTATGTCTTCATAAGCAACTTTTTTATTGTCACTTTTACTTGGGTCTCTCAAATGTTTTTCACATTCAATTATTGTATATATTCACCACACTGCATAGGCTATTGCTCAGCTTATTACTTGCATAAAACTCGACCTACAAGAGCAAGGCAGCCTTCGAGTATTTTTTTAGAATGATATATGGTGCACATGTGCTTAATTAGAATCATGATTTTTAAaattagatctaacaacactc is a genomic window of Zea mays cultivar B73 chromosome 5, Zm-B73-REFERENCE-NAM-5.0, whole genome shotgun sequence containing:
- the LOC100272957 gene encoding receptor kinase-like protein Xa21 — translated: MNLYMLKQTSLLLPLLLCCVCNTVRCSAAPDTNTSAETDALALLEFKRAASDPGGALSSWNASTSLCQWKGVTCADDPKNNGAGRVTELRLADRGLSGAIAGSVGNLTALRVLDLSNNRFSGRIPAVDSIRGLQVLDLSTNSLEGSVPDALTNCSSLERLWLYSNALTGSIPRNIGYLSNLVNFDLSGNNLTGTIPPSIGNASRLDVLYLGGNQLTGSIPDGVGELSAMSVLELNNNLLSGSIPSTLFNLSSLQTLDLGSNMLVDTLPSDMGDWLVSLQSLFLNGNQLQGQIPSSIGRASELQSIHISANRFSGPIPASLGNLSKLSTLNLEENALETRGDDQSWGFLAALGNCALLNSLSLDNNNLQGELPDSIGNLAPGLQVLRMGFNNMSGTVPPGIGKLRNLTTLGLSHNRFTGVLGGWLGNLENLQYVDLESNGFTGPIPPSAGNLTQLLALKLANNGFQGSVPASFGNLQQLAYLDLSYNNLRGSVPGEALTSPRMRTCVLSYNSLEGSIPLDFSRLQELTELSLSSNAFTGDIPDSIGQCQMLQTVEMDRNLLTGNVPVSFGNLKSLSTLNLSHNNLSGPIPSAALTGLQYLTRLDISYNDFTGEVPRDGVFANATAVSLQGNRGLCGGATTLHMPSCRTRSNKRAETQYYLIEVLIPVFGFMSLALLIYFLLIEKTTRRRRRQHLPFPSFGKQFPKVTYQDLAQATKDFSESNLVGRGSYGSVYRCRLKEHGMEEEMAVKVFDLEMPGAERSFLAECEALRSIQHRNLLPIRTACSAVDNRGGMFKALLYEFMPNGSLDTWLHPRAAPPAGGGKAPKRLGFSQRVNVIVNVADVLDYLHHECGRPTVHCDLKPSNILLDDDLNALLGDFGIARFYADSKSAPPPAVDDPTSSVGVRGTIGYIAPEYAGGVRLASTSGDVYSFGVVVLEMVTGKRPTDPTFKDGLDIVNFVSSNFPHQISRVVDPRLSEECKEFSRDKVEPENAAYQCLLCLLQVALSCTHPSPSERVSIKEVANKLHATQMAYEGAKEKK